From Daphnia magna isolate NIES linkage group LG2, ASM2063170v1.1, whole genome shotgun sequence:
CCAGTTAACAGTAAGGACAACGCCGTCCGGGGTAGTGAAAGAGTAAGATCCTTTGGAGACGGTTCCAATGTCTTCGGGTTTAGGTCCCACTTGTTTCTGGTTGCCGCTTTCTGAAACTTTTGTCCCATCAGCACTCTCGTATCTGCAAATGAAATTGGATCCATtcaattttataaatttaataaatttataaaatcaatttcatttaATAAACTAATCGATCGTAGAAATGAACAAACTTACGCAAAAGAATAGCTTCCATCAGCATTTGTTTCGCTATTGGAcgaaataatttcaatggGTTTCTTGTCTGCTTGTGGAGCAGCAAAAGCCACAGCCAAGAAAGCGAGGGCGACAATCGACTGTCGTACAATGAAGGGATTaagcaaaagaaatttaaaagaattaaattttgGATTTTACTCAtaccaatttcatttttgacaaGTGTTGGGATTCTGTAGCTCTTCTGTGGACAGCTGAGAAAGAAGTGTGATGATCATTCCAACACTGGCCATCTTTTATATTCCTCCGCGGCCTGAAATTCAAGGGCTTTCCCACTTTCTGAATAGCTTGATGGATTCCCGTGGTCGCCTCAGATAGAAGTGGAGAAAGAAAACGTCAGTGTTCCGAAATTCAGTATGCAACGGACAGTTGGTGGACCTTCGCTGAAATAAAAGTTGGCGCGGAGCCATTAGACGCACCTCTGCGGTCAGTTTAGGGCCCCCGTGAAATGTCCGCAATGTCGATGGAAGCTTGTAACGAGTCAAGTAAAAGTGAGGATTGAAATGCGTTCCGGTCGCAGTTAGTTTTCCTCATTAGGCGACACTCACTATTGCAATCCGAATCTTTAGTTAACAAGGGTACAGTAACGCAAGACTTAATAGAAAGTTTATGAGCATGAAATCTTCATAAGAATCGACAGATTTGACAAACAGGGAATTTATTTCTAAAATACTACTAAAAGAACTGATATGCGAACTTCAATTGCGCTCCCAacactttttaaatttgaagaTGTTTCTCAAAATTGGACGTGCGTCTCATTGTTTCCTTCCCTTTCAAGTCTGCATAAATAGCGGAAGTGTTGGGTCCATTCCTTTGAAAGTGAAAACTGTTCACAAACAAACACATTCCAACGAAGATGGATTGTGGGTTTATGATTAACAAATCAAATGTGTTATCTTGATTGTTTCATTTACAAGTGGCTTCAATATGTTGGTTGTTGTAGTAAAGAAAAGAGGATCGGTTTTACGGAACTAgatgtttgttttgtattttactCCCAGAATAAATTGGGAATATTGCCATTGAAATTGTACAAAGTGATCGGAGCAATTCGATTTTGATTGAGTCGTAACGTGTAAATGAATAATATATGCACAGGTTTACAGGAGACCGGCAGCCTTCAAATCAGCCAACATCTTCACGACGTGCTCGGGCATGGGGGGAGGGGTAGGCAAATGATCACCAGTGGCCTGGAATCCATTCTCATCAGCGACCCAGTTGACAGTGAGGACAACACCATCGGGAGTAGTGAAAGAGTAAGATCCCTTGGAGACGGTTCCGATGTCTTCGGGTTTAGGTCCAACTTGTTTCTGGTTGCCACTTTCTTGCACCTTAGTGCCATCGGCACTCTCGAAACTGtataaatatgaaaaattgatcttttccacacaaaaaaaagaggaacagCAATGAGCAGTTGGACTTACTCGAAAGAGTAGCTGCCATCGGCGTTCATTTCGCTGTTGGAtgaaataatttcaatggGTTTCTTGTCTCCTTGCGGCGCGGCAAtggcaacagccaagaaagcgaGAGCGATGATCTATTGGAATGCCAGAATAAATTGTGATTGAAAAGTATGAACATGTAATAGAAATCTGTTGGAGGAAATACTtacgaatttcatttttgcaagTTTTGGATTATCCTGTTGTTCTACTGGAGAAGGCTGAGAGAGGATTGTGATGATAGTTCTCGGCAGGTTCCTCTTTTATGTACCCC
This genomic window contains:
- the LOC116915517 gene encoding larval cuticle protein LCP-22 isoform X1, with amino-acid sequence MKLSIVALAFLAVAFAAPQADKKPIEIISSNSETNADGSYSFAYESADGTKVSESGNQKQVGPKPEDIGTVSKGSYSFTTPDGVVLTVNWVADENGFQATGDHLPTPPPMPEHVVKMLADLKAAGVL
- the LOC116915517 gene encoding larval cuticle protein LCP-22 isoform X2 — its product is MKLSIVALAFLAVAFAAPQADKKPIEIISSNSETNADGSYSFAYESADGTKVSESGNQKQVGPKPEDIGTVSKGSYSFTTPDGVVLTVNWVADENGFQATGDHLPTPPPMPEHVVKMLADLKAAGVL
- the LOC116915524 gene encoding larval cuticle protein LCP-22 isoform X5 — protein: MKFIIALAFLAVAIAAPQGDKKPIEIISSNSEMNADGSYSFDFESADGTKVQESGNQKQVGPKPEDIGTVSKGSYSFTTPDGVVLTVNWVADENGFQATGDHLPTPPPMPEHVVKMLADLKAAGLL
- the LOC116915524 gene encoding larval cuticle protein LCP-22 isoform X4, with protein sequence MKFIIALAFLAVAIAAPQGDKKPIEIISSNSEMNADGSYSFDFESADGTKVQESGNQKQVGPKPEDIGTVSKGSYSFTTPDGVVLTVNWVADENGFQATGDHLPTPPPMPEHVVKMLADLKAAGLL